The sequence below is a genomic window from Lolium perenne isolate Kyuss_39 chromosome 4, Kyuss_2.0, whole genome shotgun sequence.
ACACTTCATACCTAAGTTGTGCATGAAGTGATATTTCTTCAGCAAAAGTTACCTGACGGTATTTATTACAGTGTATTTGACATATAAGGAACCTGAGTACAAAATAAAATGGCTGATATGTGGCATGCATCTAAGTTGTTAGATGTTTCCATTTTTTAGTTCCATAGATGAGAAGATGCGACTCAGGACGTACTCCTTGGACACGAGACAGACGCGCGGCCGGGCCGCTTCAGCGCTGCCTGCAGCCTTGGGCAAGCTGATACTGTCACCAGCGCAGGGCGGCGTGCGCTTGAGATTCCACTCGAGATCGACCGGATTCGACCGGATTTTGTAGTCAGTCGAGTTGTAGTGTTCAGGAATCAGATCTTGTGAGGTTGTTAAATTTCAGAGAAGATGTAAACTGGTATGAGTTTCAGAATTATATGGCCATATGCTCTGTAATTTTATCCTAAGGCTGCTAATATACGAGTTTCAGATTTTTGTGCACTACCCAGGCTAGATGGAATGGTGTTCAGTTAGACAAGATAGATGATCTTGCTTGGTAGGTTATCATATGTACTGCCCCTTTTGATTTTACTTGTTGATCTTCAGATAGTATTTTTGCTGGCATACCTTCTATAAACAAGATGGTATATGTCCTTGCCATGCTCTATAAAGAAaagggattccatgtttgtgcatgtgGTATTCTCTAAACTGTAGTTCTCTCTTATTTAGCACAAACTTAACTATCTTGATGTTTCATGCATTATCTTCTATGGTTTACCACAGTAGTAAAAAATGTTGTTTGCAGAATAGTTATTTGTCACAGTTTATCCTGTGTGGAAGTTGTAATTAACGATTCCGGGTCCATTTGTGGCTGAGATTTTGGTTTTGGCAGTGGGATGTACCTAGCTTGGCATGTACATCTTGAATCAAAATGGCAGGTACATCTTCACATGGTTGTTTATCACAGGCGTGATTTGAGGAAGATGCACGGTTTTCCATCTTGAATCATTGCTAAGTTTTGTGCTCTTGCAAATGAATATTTCCCTGTGTGATTTGAGGAAGATGCACGGTTTTGTGACTGCGGAAATTTATTGTTAATTTCGGTTTAGTCATTGCTTATTTCAGTTTATTTCTGACAAAACTTTATAACGTGCAGACATCCACGTGATAGATTGATGATTTAGTTTTATAGCATATGTTGCTTACCAATGTGGTTGCGGTAAAGCCTGACGTGTTATAGAAATTGTGAAATATTTAATATGAATGAACAATAGTAGAAAATGGGAAAATAAAATCTCATGGCAAAAATGGAAGGCAAATATAATAGAACCGTGAATACTCTCCGCATTAACTTTGAATGACCAATACATGAAAGATCGTCTTACAACTATTTTGGTATGGAACATCCTGTGTAATTCTATAAAATTTATAGGGATAAGAAATAAACGCCATATTTGATGCGTATATAGCAACTCAAGACATGAACAATCACCAAaaatatactacctccgtttcaagaaaTAAGACGCACAcgtatttcaagacgaactttgactataaaaattgagcaacaaaattttgattatattatcttctttactattaaattgaaaAGCGACCGTGGTACGTCGGGTCGTTTTCATTATGGCCCTTACATTTGTTAGAAATCAGTCCGCAGTACAGAACAAACGTCGGCCCATCCGACTCCGGCCTTCGCTCTGAGCTCGCCACCACGCCCGCGCGGACGAGATGTGGGACAGCTCACGCGAAGGAGGTTGACCGCGCCGGCCTCGCATCAATCTTCCCCGCGCGCATGAGATCTGGGACAGCTCACGCGACGGAGGTCGACCGCATCGGCCGGCCTCGCATCAATCTTTTCCTCTTATTGTCTGCCCCCTGTCGACACAGCCGAGTGGTGGCCACGCGCATCCGACGGAAGTCCTTCACGCGACGGAGGAGGCGGAGCTGCATCGCCCCGATCCAGTCGGCGTCGTCGCATCTACAAGCCAACCAGTCTGGTCCAGCCCGGGCCGTTATTGGGGATCTTCAGCGAAGTTCTGGCCAAGACGTTATTGGGGATCAATTGAAGGATGGCGTTGCCTGGGTATCTTCCAGATCGTGAAAGGAGAACAAGGTGCCAAACTGATGCGAGAGAAGAAGGATCGTGATAGGAGAAGAAGATGGGAAACTGCTCTGGGAGACTCACCCAGCGAAAGCGAGAGATCGGCTGGCCGGCTGGGACTGTCCTAGAGGGAGGGCTCGGGTGGAGGAGCCAGAGTAGGATTCACGGGCGGCAGGCCGGTTGCGTTGACCACAGGGGATAAGAGTGGGCGTCAGTGGCCAGAGGCCTAGGCCCTTTCCTTTGGCCGGAGCGGAGCACGGCCGCCCGGCAGCGCACCACTCGGGGCCGCGGGAGCGGAGCCTCTATACCCGGACTCTGCTGCCTTGGTCAGCTCGTGATAAGAGCAACTGGGGAAAAAAAATAGAAGAGAGGTGGACGAGATGTATTGAGGCCTTCGCTGCCGATGCGTCCGTGACGCGCGTGCGTGTGCACGCTCACGAGATGACAGGTGCTAAAGGCGCTGGCCTTTGGGAATTtatgagctaattttgattgcaatAGATAGCTAGGCAAACTTTGATTTGCTAGGGAAAAGCAAATGCGATGAATTTGCTAATCTATCATCGGCTTATGTATGCATCAGGCTAAACTTTGCAAGCTACTGTTTTAAATGTTGTTGCTTTTTCTTCTAATAAATAGTTGTGCAAATTTTTTACTCTGTTATGTATACACCAGATCACTATGACAGTACGACGTGGTAATTATAAATTTGATGGATTTGTTATGAGACTACTCTAAAGTTTAATTATGCATGGTTACATTATTTATGCACATAAATTTCTGATGACCCCTCTATGTACCGGATAGTGCAGTACGATGGGTCATAGGCACACACAGCGTCCCTGTTGCCCGAGCGGAAAAGTCAAAAGAGATTCTCCACATTTGCCCAGCCTCCTGCcctcaccaccaccgccaccagtgGCTAACTCTGGTCTTCCTAGATGCTGTTATTCCCTATGAATAGTCGTCCGCCGCCGCACCCTCCCCCCAACTTTGAGAGCACACCGCATAGTAATTCAAGCTTCTGGTGGTCTTGCGGGTTCTACCATGGACGATGGCGCGGGCTGGGCCCGGGGCCACACTGGCGTTACCATGGCTATGTGTCGTCGCCTCGCTGCCCCACCTCACCCACGTCCGCCAGTCAGCCACGCCCGCCCCTCCCTATAAACCTTCTACATCTTCGCGATCCACCCACAAcagcaacctcaaccctaatcctGTCGGCCATCGGAGACCAAGAAGAAGCTCACCGATCACACGTACCCGACCGCACCCTAAGTCTATGCCTCCTCGACCCCATCTTCGGTGAGGTCCATGTGATGCTTATAGTTGTCCGATAAATTTTTCAGTATTGTCTTGCGGTGCGCCTAGGCTTCGACAAATTCATGGGTCCGCCGCTGCGATGGGTCTAGACCTAGGCGATGCTTCAGTATCGGATGGTGACATCgagcagaaaaatataaataatcacGGTGGTGGGAGGATGAAGGGCATTAGTCAACGTTGTTTTCTTCTTGTGGGTGTAgtcaacccgtagcaacgcacgggtatttatgctagtatgtaattagtattgttggattcgtattgaaaagaacttttgaatgatactaatttcatacaaataatttttatctatttaaagtaattcttggttaaacaaaaaacacgtaaaacgagtgcgccttattccttgaaacggaggtagtagatTTAAGCACcaaaataaattatttattaaattatCGTCCTATATGTCAGCATCCATTGACATATTAATACGCTTTCATTTGcacttgcgcgatagcgcaacgggtcatctagtatatagaaagaactgggctttcTAAGCTGTACTAAGCTGTACTGAGCCGAGACAGTGAGAGTCCAGCGTATTTGATCATCCTCATTGGAAAGGTTTACGTCCTGCAATTTGATCCACACCTGAGCTGAACCTCTGCCCTCTCATGCATTTATCATTCACCATGCCCTGTTCAACCCAAAGTTTTTTAACCACAAAACGCCTCTTTTAATCTCTTCAGGTTGAACAAGTTTGGCGCCATCTCAGCCGGAGCATGCAGCCCCATCTTGAAGTCCAGAGCTTAGCAATATTGCCACTCCGCATGGTGATTTTAGTGCAAGCATCAAAGAGGGAAGAGTCAATTTGATCAGACGACGATCCACGGTGTGTCTATTCATACCACTTCCATCTCATCCGGAGGCTCGGCTGCACCGGCCGGGGCGGGGAGCAAGCAACCAAGCACCCCAGATGGCGACATCAAGTAGGAGCGGACGTTGCGCTTGAGCAGCTGCAGTTCCGGGGTCACCTCGACCGCCATGAGAGTGAGAGCGAAGCGTGGCGGGTTGGTGTTCTCCACGAGGGTGAGCCTGGAGATGCAGAACCGGCCGCCTCCGAAGTAGGCCAGCTCGGCGGGGTCATGGTACAACATGTATCCGGTGCGCATGTCCTTGCGGTGGTCCTGCTCCCACTCCCGCAGGATCACCGGCGGCCTGGCCTCCACGTCGACGGCGCAGAAGCGAAACTCATTGGAGCAGAAGCCGAAGAGCAgttgccggccgccgccgccgaggaggTCCGGGACCAAGATCGCCCGGCCCTTCACGGGCAGCTTCCAGGCGCCCTCCTTGCGCCACAGGCGGCGCGCCGTGTCCAAGGAGAAGGTGCCCTCCGAGTGCAAGGACACCCAGACGCGCGTGCCGGCGACGAAGTAGCCAGTCGCCGTACAGCAGGGGGCGCGTCGGGGGCCGGTCCGCACCGGCGGCTCCCGGAGGGCGCGCCAGGCCCAGCGCCGGGGGCCGGTGGTACGGACGAGAGCCTCGTAGTGGATGCCCGGGTGGTCGAAGCTCCACGTGTGCTCGGACATGGcgaagaacatgtcgtctccgacGGGGAGCAGGACGGGCCGGCACTTTTCGCCGTGCATGTCCGGGCCGGAGGAGGCGGAGTTTGAGTCGGTGTTGTGGAACGTGGTCCGGCGGTCGCCTGAAgccgcgacgatgacgtcggtgcCGGAGGGGGCCAAGGCAAGGAGGTTCAGGCTGGGGGCCGGGAAGCGGGCGACGGGGCTCGGGAAGCTGCGCAGCTGTGTGGCGAGTTCTTCGTCGTCGTCCTTGCCGGAGAATAGATGCTTGAGATTCAGCCTGTAGACGAGGTAGCCCTCCGTGGAGTCATGGACCATGACCAAGGCCCGAAGGCGCTGGCGCTGCCCGGCGGCGGCCATCGACTCTGAACGGATCGAACGGACGGGCAGTAACATagacatctttttttttttttttttttttttgacaatcaataccacatatattcataataacaaatagtacatggtagagatacacgagctgtctccaacgattacaaaataaagtctaaaagatactagcaaatcttcgaggtcttcaaactctttcttcttccaagatataatcttgtacttttctgaaggcagccaaagatagataacaaaccatagacctgtaaataccaacgaaggttctcccataattttaatttgagccgcaatgccaaggctgcgtgcacgcgcgcaaccattaaagtagtcaatcaacatcggcaagagtaccaacaccagtatgtcagGGAATAAAAACCGATCCGCCTTGTCGACGTTGATGGAGAGCCGAGAATACGAATCACCATTGCCGAGGACGTAGCAACCGGGACAagaactgcgaggataatcctcctcgcggcagCCATGAGAAAAGATCCAAGATTGATCTGGCGAAGTAAGATCTGAACACCCATACCTAGATAATTGTAATCTTTCAGCACCACCATTGATgtcgggaaggagatctcgtcgtcgaacgaaaggccgaagatcacttattgcagacgatgccatctccattgcggggaaaccaacaagaaaacGGCGACCAAAAACCTAACATAGACTACTGAAAAGACTACTTTTATTGAAAACTCCactcatagatcgggttccccactcctcccgaTGCCGGCGAAGCcggccggaggagggggaaccgatCTATGGAGGAGGCTGAGTCGGGACGGCTAGGGCTTTTCTCAAGAACCGATCTATAGACATCCTTTTAATTTGGAACGAACGGAATAAGTTTCGAATCCCACTCAACTACAGCATCAACAGAAGTTTTTTAGTAGGAGTAGGAGCTACTGACGCGAGAGTCCCACCTCTCTCGTTCTCTCCCGAAGTCGCGTTCGACTGGTTCTTTCCTCCGCGCTGCCGGGCTGGACCGGAGCCGCTCTTGCCGGCGTTGCTGGCTCGAGTAGGCAAAGGAAAGGCGCCGGAAGTAGTAGTAGGATTAGTTTTGATCTAGGTTTTCCCTATGTGGAGTTGTCCTCTATGGCGTTTGGGAGTAGGTTACTAGATCTGTCCGGCCGGATCTGGTACGGCTTGTGCTTCGTTTTCGTCGCTACGAAGCTCTGGTGGCACGAGCTGCTGCTGGCGATGGAGACTGACGCAAGGATCTCCGACAATAAGGCTGGTGCTCGGAGTTCTTCTGTTCTGGTGTACTGGCGCGACACCAGGCAGCCGTCGCCGAGCTTCTTCGACAAGCTCCCGAGGAGGAAGGTTGGAGAAGTTGTTTTCGGTACGGGCTCCTTCAATAAGCGTTGCTGGGTGGATTTCGGAATCTTGGTTGCTTCTCTCGATCTCGCCGCCATGGTGGCGGAAGATGGATGGTGGTGGCTTGATCTGGTGATCCATGGGGAGTTCTTGCTGCGTTTTGGAGTTCCACACATGGTGGCCTTAGTTTGTCACCGTGATCTTTGGCTGATGCGGCAGCCACTCCAGGCGCCGATGGCGTCAATCCAACCTCCATGGCGGAGGCCCTTCGAAGGATTCCTGCTGGTGTTCATCGCGCTTGCTGCTCCAAGTGGTTGCGTCCCCGGAGCTGCCATGTGTGGCCGGCAGTGGAGTTCTTGCTACGGTGGAGAAgatggacccgattgcttttcttCGAATCCTTCTAGGGTCCTTTCTGTTATATTTGAGGACTGCTTTGTACTTTCTTCTTTTTCTGGGTTCCTCTGTAACTTGTACTCCCACCGACAGAATTGATGCAGCTAGGCCCTTCCGGGCCAtccccttgttcaaaaaaaaaaaaagtttcgaATCCCAACTCTCTGCTTCCTTTTTCTGTTCCTCTTTTTCCTTTTGCTAGTCGTGAACTCTGTTCTGAAATCTGTATTTCCGTTATGCAAAGTAATGGAAAGGGGAACAAAACCCAGTTGGAAACTCTCTGCTTCCTTCCACAATACCAGAATTCGAAACCAGATCGAACGAAAAGGAAACGATTTTGACTAGTTTCTTCTTTTTTCCAACACATCTTGAACGGACATGGCTCTCTCTGTGTGTAAACAAATGATTCATTTGACACAAATAAAGGATAACTGAGTACACGAATCTCTGATTCTAAAACAGAAAGAAACCAATCCTACAAGTTCTACCCAGCGACAGAAGCCAACATTTTACAACACCAGAGACTACTGCCTGCATTATCCATGAGTAGTACTGAATAGTTTTGCGATACATCGCATTACTGCCCAAGAACTCTCATAGGCAAGGGAATCTTGGCTCCTTCACTGCTGGCCTGGAAGGTCGTCGAGGATGAACGGACCGAGTTTCCCTGCTCTGAAAAGAGTCAATAGCTTCTTGGAGACCGCCCCGTGTGATTCATCGAGCGGTTTGTGGGGTATCCTGAACACCTTCCGAAGCGCGACGAGCTGCACGTCGATCAGACTCTCCAGCTCGTTATCTTCATCGAGGTTGCCTGTGAATTCCATGGTTGTACTGCACAGCGTTCTCTGAACCTCCATCACCATGTCCTGTAACAAGAGGCAGGACGAGGATGGTAACTACTTCAGGAAATACATGACTTGTAATTATTGGAAGGAAAAAACAAAAGAGATTTATAATGAGTATAAATTATCAGCTGCCATGACCCTAAATAAGTTCAGTTAACACAAAATTATCATCTATTGGCATTATTCCCTACAACTTTGCAACACACTAGGCCAGAATACTGAATGCTGGAGTGACAAAAGATCTGAAGCTATGAAAAGTGGCAGATAAAAACTTGATAATCTAGCACACTCTCccgcaaagaaaataaaaaaaaaatctagCATACTGTATACCAAGTTACCAACATAGAAAATGCAAACAACAGATATCCAATGGCGAATAAATTCTCATCCGTGAACAAATTCTCCATTAAATTTCTAGCTAGCAATAGCATAGCCACAAAATATGCTGAAATCCAATTTTGCACCCGCACACTCATGCACACAAGCATATTTTGAGAAATCCTCGACGCTCATAGTTTAATTTGCAGTGAATTAAAGGTTGCAGCTTCAAAAATTATCAACTTCCGCCACAGTATTAAACTAGTTTACACAGGAACAAAGTTATCATTATTCCTTGCAACTTTGCAAGACAGAATACTGCTGCAGAAAATGTCTGAAGCTATGAAAGGTACATAAAACATCAACGTCTAGTATTAATCAATGTATGCCAACATAAGACATGCCAGCACAAGATCTTCTACGATGAATAGTTTATTTTTGCGAATAAATTTACTACTTCTTACTGTTATTGCTAGCAAAACCACACAAAATCCACTGAAACTTTGCCCTACACACAATCTGAGCAAACCTTCAAGCTAATAAATTAATTTGCAGAGATTAAAACAGAGTTGTTACAGCATGGCAGTGAATAACTAACCAAAAGCTAGATGGACATGTAATGTTTGTTATTGACCTGACTTTGCCTATTGCTAGTCCCAGCTAGTAGTGAATTTAACATTGTGGCTTCATTACATAATGAAAATAAAGTAAATTATAAAAGTGTATACCTAGAAGATAAGTAATATCTAAAAAAAGGCACTTAAAAATTACTTTGGAACTAATGTGCCAGTTACTGACACTTACACTGCATGCAGCTAGCTGCGTAGAGTAGAACAATAAAATTGAAGGAGAGCATCTAATCTCCACGGGATTATCATTTATTTCAAAATGACCATccatgtgatcctctaacatataTAAATCTAATCCATCAAAATGTCAGCTGATGGCCTTCAAGAAAAGTGTGCTTCATAGCACCTGGATATGGGTTTGCACTAGACATGTCACTTAATAAAGACAACTAATGTAGTGCATATTCTGGTAAGAGTCACTACCTGAACATACACGGCATCCGAGTTGTTAATACGATTCCTCCTCCGCAGTGACTCTCTAGATCCTTTCACAGAACTGTCACATGGCTCTTCATCAAATTCTCCTCTTCTGTGAAGCAACCGCTCCCAATGTAGAGGGGTTTTTCTAATATTGAGAAGAGATAATAAATATTTGGCTATACGCTCCTCTCCAACCACCGAATCTTTGACAGCTCCTGCAGATAAACAAAAAAAGATAATATTATAATGTGGCAGTACAAGTATGTGAAAATTCCAGTTTCAGTGGAGAGTATAACTAGTAAATACAGCGTCATCATCATTGAAGAAGGCATACCAATTATGTTGCTTTTTCAGATAAGTTGTTGGCTTATAGAGAAAGAACAGCATAAACTAAGAATCTAACCTGTCAGAGCAAGTTTCAGACCCGTTTCCATGTCTGGAATGCTTGGCACTAGAACACCTGGTGTATCAAGCACGTAAATGCTCGGCTGGCTTGAAATCTATCCAAAACACATCTTACTGTTAAATGTACTCAGTTCATCACAACACAAGAGACAAACAACAAGGTGCCGTCCCTAGAAATGGCTTGCACTGCTACAAATGCACTGAGTTGAAAAAAGGCTCATTGTCAGTTTGTCACAGTGGTGTCATGTGTGGACAGTTGAAATTTATTTAGCTGAATGATGTCGTGAAAGGGAGTGAAGTCGGGGTATAAGTACCAGTGACAAGGCCACATATGCCATATGCTGGGCTGGCATGTGCTAGGTACATTCGCTTTGTAACCACACTTTGCCAAATGTTAGGCAGCCAAGTTAGGATGGTGTCTGGTTGCAGCCACAATTGCAGCGTTCTAATTACCCCATTTGTCATAGTCATTTCCTAGCCGACTTCTGTCACAAGTGTGGCAAACTGGCAGCCACAAAAACTGTGGCTAGTCATGCTCAAGGCACAAGTAAGGTAGAGTGTGGAAGCCAACCAAACATGCTCTAAATGAAACGTACTGGGTCTTGGGTTCAATGCCCAAGTGGCCTGTCGCATTAAATATGTTTAAATCGTAAACAGAACGAAAGGTCGATGAAAATTGAGATAAAAAATGAAGCAAGGCAATTCCTGGCATGTTTTTTCTTATGCATCTTTGTTCTTATGTTCTCCACATATTATAGTTAAAGTTGTAGCATGGAGAAGACTCAtacgggcatgtacaatggtagacGCTAATATAGGTGTTTAAGTGCAAAAAGGAAATTAGCATCAAATTAGATTATCTCCTAAACGCCCGAGCTTGCAACAGTGGGCGCTTATTTGGGTCGCTTCCGTTCCGTTGGCCATCGGACACTCCTGCTTTTCATACCATGAGCCTAAAAAAGGTCAAGCGCCAGACGTAAAGTTTTGCATCGACGCTATAGCCAAGGCTGGGATTGAACCTGGTAACTGCCGATAGTCCAGGATTTGGATCCTAGTGTCTGCTTTTAAGCGcctcattgtacatgccctaaatgTCCTGACTAAGATCTTATTCTGTGAACTTCTAGGCCCGTAGGTAGCTAATTTAGTTGCCACATGGAGCTACAAAGCAAGATCTGCCCATATATATAAAAGAAATAGTTTGTATCTTCCCATAttataaagaaaaaggaaaaaatgtCTCAGATATGACGCAGCTGGGCAGGCATTCACATGCATAATACAACCTACGAAACAGTCAGGTTAACATGGGTTATCTGGAGTTTTTTCTTGGTATCTAGTGCTATAACAACACCTTGAAAAGATCTATTCATAAGTTCAGTCGTGCTGAGAAAACAGTGACTTTAGAGCCCCACCTTATATCCTGCAATGTCTTGAGTAACTCCAGGAAGTGGTCCTACCCTAGCCCGCTTTATCTTATCATTCTCTGGGATTAGCGAAACAACAAACATGGATTATCAATGAAACAAAAAAATGTTTCTATTATAATGGACATACCTGGATATCGAGAAATGGCAATTCTATGAATGGCATTTATGAGTGCAgactttccaacattggggacaccaACTACCATAACAAGAAGTGTGGGCTCTTTCATGATTGCTTCCCTTAGTTTCAACTCTACAAGCCCAAGTAGCTGTTAATTGCCGAAGCAAACATTAGATGAGTTAAACCTACACTGAAACTAAAGAAAGCAAAGTACCATCTGGTCAAGATGAAACTGAAAAACCAGTGCAGTTATAATACTTACGAAGCTTAAAGGCGGTTGAGTCAAATAAAATGATAAAGATATAAAAAATCCAGTCAATATCATACAAGACACAGTTCCATGAGTCTGCATCCTAGCGGAAGTCTACTCAAAGTTATATTCCCATTGACGGGGTGATAGCTACTATGAAGGTTCAGTGTGTCCTATTAAGTTAACGCAGTACATGTCATCACAGGTTAAGTCTAGAATCCTAGTAGACTACCTAGCAGTGGAAGGTTCTGGCTGTAAACGATCTTTGCCAGTGCAGAGTATAGAATTTCAGCAAGTGATCTAGGCGGCCATTCACGCTTACAATTGCTAATCAGGTAAATGAACTCCACTCTCAAAGTTGCAACAAGTTTCAGACCTTAACACCTGACCTAACTGATACTTACAGTACACTACAGCTACAGATATCCTGTGAGGTTTACAAACGAAAAATGGATAAATACTCATGAAATCAAAAGTTAGCCAACCTGATTTATAgagttgctgctgtgcgcatttaTTGAGATGCAATCCTGCTTGCGTGATTCGAAATGATCAAGCCACATCTGCACAATTGTGTAAACACGGCCTAATGAGTATCAACATTTATATCTCATTGTatcgaaaaaaaaaaacaggatgaACTCTGGGAAATTCACATCAAATTAAGTGTTGAAGAGCCTGACCTAACTACTGCTTACATTCATTATATTGGGATTCGCTAGATCTTTCTTGTTTAGAGCAAGGATACGCTTCTTGGCTGAAAGCACCGGCTGAAGGTCTTCGTTCGCTGATGACAATGGGATCTGGTCATAAGTTACATTAGTTGCAAGCAAGTGATCAGAGAACACAACAAGCAAACAGAAGCATATTTCGCCATTTTATAGATGCTACTTTCTCCTCAATCGTACTTATAACACACCCAGAACCTATGCTCTATTTTGAAAATGTGTTTCAGGAAATCACGTTCCAGGACCGTCTCTTAAGTCGCATGTAAGaacggcatttcatcgaacatcgTCCGAGCAGCAGTAGCCGCCGGCCCATCTCCAACAGTCACAATGTCAAGAACGCGACACTTCCCATACAGGGCAGTAAGTAAATGAGGGGGGAAGTGGACGGGAGCGTGCAGGACTTACGCGGGAGTCTCGGACCTCGATGACGAGGTCGGCGAGCTTGAGGCGGTCGCGGATGGCGCGCGAGGCGGCAGCCATGTGGCCGGGGAACCAGTTGATGGCTCCGCCGCCAGCGTTGAGGGCCATCTCGCCGGCGCGCTTCCCCGCCCGCGTCAGACCCCGCATCCTGGCTGCGCTGCCCCCGGACTAATCGGCGAAGGCGCGACGCCCGTCGTTGCGAACAGCTTTACAAGTTGAGAGAACAGAGAACAGCTGGAGTAGCTGACGCCGCGCAAGCGAGCAGCGTCGGCGAGCGGTGGCCGCCGCGGGGTGGCTGAGAGCGGAGGGTGCCGAGGCGGGCGGCCGGAATAGGCTTGCAGGTGAGGCGTggcagcggcggcgggggccctagCGGCCGGGAGAATAGGCGGGCGTGGAGGGGAAGAAGCGGGAACGAGgcccatgggcctggcccataaaAACTTTCTTGACCCAGCCATCTTTATAGATTTAAGATTTGGGCTGGCCCATCAACTGTCCAAGGTCCAACACGTGCGAGCAGGAACGAATCGATCAGAACGAACCCTTCCCTTCCCTGCTCTGCTCCCTCTAGCTGTCCCTGTATCGCTGTGGACGGACACGCGCGCCGCAACTTCATCGCCGGCGAGCCGCCCCCCGCAGCTTCCCCATCGCCCCGTCCCCCGCCGTCCTACTCCCCCACCCCCACACCCCCATCCCATCCCGGCCCTACTCCTAATCTGCTCGGCTGCTGTAGACGCCGTGCTGCCTTCGCCGCGGTGGACAGCGACCGCCTCTGCCCTCTGCTAGACGCTCGCAGCTGGCTACGCAGACTCTGTTGGCTGTGATCGCGAGCTTCTGATCCCCC
It includes:
- the LOC127292083 gene encoding short integuments 2, mitochondrial isoform X1, whose protein sequence is MRGLTRAGKRAGEMALNAGGGAINWFPGHMAAASRAIRDRLKLADLVIEVRDSRIPLSSANEDLQPVLSAKKRILALNKKDLANPNIMNMWLDHFESRKQDCISINAHSSNSINQLLGLVELKLREAIMKEPTLLVMVVGVPNVGKSALINAIHRIAISRYPENDKIKRARVGPLPGVTQDIAGYKISSQPSIYVLDTPGVLVPSIPDMETGLKLALTGAVKDSVVGEERIAKYLLSLLNIRKTPLHWERLLHRRGEFDEEPCDSSVKGSRESLRRRNRINNSDAVYVQDMVMEVQRTLCSTTMEFTGNLDEDNELESLIDVQLVALRKVFRIPHKPLDESHGAVSKKLLTLFRAGKLGPFILDDLPGQQ
- the LOC127292083 gene encoding short integuments 2, mitochondrial isoform X2, giving the protein MWLDHFESRKQDCISINAHSSNSINQLLGLVELKLREAIMKEPTLLVMVVGVPNVGKSALINAIHRIAISRYPENDKIKRARVGPLPGVTQDIAGYKISSQPSIYVLDTPGVLVPSIPDMETGLKLALTGAVKDSVVGEERIAKYLLSLLNIRKTPLHWERLLHRRGEFDEEPCDSSVKGSRESLRRRNRINNSDAVYVQDMVMEVQRTLCSTTMEFTGNLDEDNELESLIDVQLVALRKVFRIPHKPLDESHGAVSKKLLTLFRAGKLGPFILDDLPGQQ